In Acanthochromis polyacanthus isolate Apoly-LR-REF ecotype Palm Island chromosome 9, KAUST_Apoly_ChrSc, whole genome shotgun sequence, the DNA window GTTCAACCAGTCATATGGTTTAAAAACAGCCAAATCCTGGACTATTTTGAATTCCAAAGTCCATTTGTGACTTAAACACACTGTATGAATCCAGGAGTGGCAATTTCAGCAAGTTTGAGCACGTATTTGCCATCGGGAATGGAGAGTCATCCAGGAACCGTATTTGTGGCAATGGTTCCAAGCCAGAAGGGGGAAGTGATGTCAGCCCAGTTGCAAACATCAAAACATCCTCCACAGACACAGCAGTCTCACCTTCTGCAAAGATAAAAATGTTCAGATATACCATGGTAATGTGgttttccaggtatttacaaaaaaaacatacaaacctTCACAGTCAAGGAGGTAGTCTGCCCAGTAGGCCAAAGTTTGACTTTCTTTTAGTCTCCTGTTACTCCCTGAAGGACTGAGGTCAGGTTTGAAGAGTCTCTCAAGTTCCAAGCCAGTGAGTCGCTTTGCAGAGTGGCACAGGACAGGGGTCAGCAAAGAAGGGTGTTGCCGTAGTGCAGTAAGAAACTGAAGGGCTGAAAGACCATCTCTGAATCTACAAAGTGAACACAAACACTTTCACTGCTGTGTAGTGCTAACTGTAATCAAATTATCTAAAGAAAACTGTTAGAAGTTCTCTTCCAATCCACCTAaacaaatgaagagttcatttgcaaaaactgataaccattttttataaattttcagaaaactcgtTTTACCGGtatattgtttacttgagataatatcaatcagaCTGACCTTGAGTgcatttgactcagtagaaattgaaaaaaacttGTGTTACTACAGTGACTGACTGATAACAGATATACATGCCAAGAGgaatttcaaacaaaaatatcacacaaagaaaatgacatcattAAAAAGATGTTCTTACCTGTCAATTACAGATGAGTTGCGGTCAATAATATACCATCGGAGGTAGTCTGCCACAACTTCTTTCTTCTCCCCCACAGCAGCCACATGTCTCAGACAGCCTGCTGTCTGTAACATTGTGCTGTGTCTCATGATACATTCCTGCAGAGCATCCAATGAAGCAGCATTCTCAATctgaaagacattaaaaaaacagcataaacatCCCAATAAGTAACTATTTCCtcacatatttttattcagtgaTATACACATCATGGTGTAACCCTACCCTatcaaaaactaataaatgaaGCCAATACTGTGTATGTAGTATAGGAAGcaaaagtgtcctaaaacaCTACAGGAACAATGTATAAGTACGTCCTGCCACACTGCAGCTTTATGCTATTCTCACCTCTTGCAAAGCTTTCCCTATTTCTTCATCAGTTATTAAATTAACTGTTGCTTTGAACGAAGGCTGGCCGGCAAGATAATGTACAAGATCTTCTGACAGGAAATGGGGTCCTGGACCTCCATGTACAACCGACACTGCAATCATCTTTCCTGCCAGGAAGTATTCATCCTCCCTAACAGCTGtgaatgaatatatatattgcaaaattaaacacagaaaacaaaataaactttaaGATAATGAGGAAAAAGCTTATGCCATGTGATATAcatgtttaattattattaaccAACCATGTAGTAGAGTATACATCTAACACTATGCATACCATTTGCATTGTAGACCAAGAACCGATGTCCTTCTGGTCCATCAAAAATGGGCCGGTCTTTCAGGTGTTTCATTAGCAGAGTTAAAAATTCTCTTCTTGGACCACCTGTGTCAATTCCCTCCTCAAAAACACCAGCATCATCAGTAAATCTGACCAGCAGGTCACAGGTTTCAGAGTATGTTGTACGCTTGAAGCCTCTGACAGCTCCATCCCAAACATTAGCCCTTGAGATGTTGAACCTGCTGACCTTTGTGTGATCAATAGGAAGTGACAGGTTTGCCACAACATCAGGTAGTGTGATGTTCATCTCCTCCCTGTAATGACAGAAAGTGATGTAATTAATGGATACAACATATAGTGCATGCTTTTAGAACAATTATCTAAATACCAGTAAtattacacaataaaaaaactggAATGCCACAGTCAAAAGTTCATTTTACACTGCTGTGTGTTGGAGATTCTCCACACTCCACGCCTACAATAATCATCTAGGAATGAAAGAAATACAGCCATGATTCCAATTGGTTGATTACCACAAGAGAGGACCTCATATTAAATCTGTTTGTCTCCCTGACAAAGGCAAGATGCTAAAATGTACTGACCTTTCATCTTCAGTTTTGTGTTTGGGAGTACTTTGGTTTCGTGGTTCAAAAACCTGAGAGGAAACGCATAAATTTATCAATTTGTAATAGCTTCCATAAATGTTCCCTTaccatatactgtatataccaACAGTGAAAGGTTTGCATTGTGTCATAGATGAATCAATAAATATATTCATACATATAAAggtattacaaaaaataaataattggtGTACCACAGTGTCAGCTCGGTTAAATTCAGCTGTGCTCCTTGATGTGATGATAATTTCAGAATCGCCATCAGAGTCTGAGGTATCacccactgctgaaaaaacaacaaattcaaCAGATCATGTAGATACTGTAGATGTGTCCTTCAATACAGTctaatctaaaatatataaaaatattgaaTCATGAGATCCACTAACctcctttaaaatgtgtttccagGCAAATGAAAAAGGTGATCCTGCCGTATGGCCTCCCAAGTTCCCTTTTATAATCATCCAGTTTGAACGGCTTTTCCGACCCAGGCACATGGACCACCTCTGAGCAGTCTGCATACAAAAGGACATATGGTCCTTCTTGCATGTCTTTGTTGAATGTTCTCATCTTCTTTACAGCTTGCTTGAGAAGATCAGGTGCTTCGACCTCTGGGTCAACAAATAACGGGAGTGTTTTCCCTCTTAGAGGTTTTAAATCAGTTCCATCATCTCTATTTGGCACCATCAACCCAATGTTTATCTAAACATGATAGGATAGATAAGGTTAATTTCATGTATTAAGCATGGGTAAAATATAACCCTGTACATATGCTATATGCTCTAAAATACATGCACAGCAAGATTTTAGTCTTTCTGTTAAACTTAATTCAGTCTCTCCAATAAATCTAACATGATACCGATCTACTTCTGAGCCATCTCGAGTCAGACAGTCGAGTATTGATAGGCTAAGGCAGTCAGTTCAACATACCTGGACGTGTTTTCGTTCTTTAGCCCGAGGTCTTCCTCTCGGCCCGTAGTTACAAGACTGACGCTCCTTTGACTTGGAGCTTCTGTACTCCAGGAAATGCTTATATGATGGACACGATTTTTCTCCTGAAATTAACAAAGCCACgtttcaaaacagaaaactggCAGCCGCTAACCAATAGCGCTATTCACGCCGCTACATGCTACACTTACCCTGTTTAGCATTAACAGGTGGTTGGGACGTCTCCTGTGCATTCGTTTTGTCTGCCCCATTTAAAAACTCCAAAGACCGACCACACGAAAAACAAAACCGCGTTAAGCGGCTCATGTGCTCCCCACAAAATGGGCAGAACATCACCCGCTCGCTGTCCATCTTGGGTCACGATAAACTCCATCAACTTCAACAACAGCAATAACTCGTATTGGCCGATCTTCGCTATCACTTACGGTTCAACCCCGGAGTTGGGACATTCCCTTTCCGgttgattttcatttgttaattTGTTTCGGAACTTGCAAAAGTGTTTCCCCACTTGTAAATTTGTGTCGGAGATTGTAAAagtgttttgcgtcttgttaaATTGTTTTCTGAAATGTAAATTTGTTTCAGAacttgtaattttgttttgtgatatgtaaaaatgttttccaaaatgtaaatttgtCTTAAACTTTGTAaaagtgttttacattttgtaaatttGGTTTGCACCTCTCGGCCACCGTACCTTTGGATGATTTCCAAGCCTCCGCCCGAGCCGCTGGGGTCTCCAGTCGTCCCCGCTTCTTCCTGGCTGGCTCGCCAATTGTAgtggggggccagttgccccactaCGTAAGATCTATGTTTAACCTGATCACTCTATGTATTAACACTTGTAATTTAATTCTAGGTTCTAGGTCTGAAAATATCTAAGTCTCACCATAGAATCATCAAAGGAATCCAGGAGCCAAGTCTTCAGATGCCAAGAAGTaaagtgtttattctgtttaataCAGGTCAAAACACTGAGAGAGGTTCCGGAAGCCCTCTGAACTTACTGTCAGATAATACAATCTTTTATACCCTCTGAGCTGGGGTCAGTTCATGCCCTTAACCCATCCCTCTTTTTTGCCACTGCCAGCTGCCAGTATTGCACAATTTAAGGAAAGAGCGAATCTTTACTCCCTAATAATTTTAATTGGAAACTCGTGGGCGGCCGGCACTTTTCCCCATGGGAGGCAGCCTCCCCCAAATTTTCTCACACAAACACCTGCACCCTTATCTCCAAACAATAATTTTGTTGATACTGGCAGTTACCCTAGAGGAAACAACCTAGAGGCTATCTGTAAACCATTTCAGTCAGAAGGCAAAGGGCCTGctgtcagatacacacacagacatagatttattacagcagtggattaatttttcaacaacaatacaaacactatacgccgatggaaagcttagattctcatgaatccgccggtataaaccactttcagatgtgattaccacagcgggtgagaaaaacgcatttgtccgacaaaaacgaatatccatccatccgttctctatacacggctttaatgtacacagcacgactcacatttctgggttcattattacacacagatgaaaatattccacaaaaaacagccataatccaaccttggacatccagacgaaacaagccagtaaactattttgtccaaaacatgtcttgaagacggtatatttaccaagaataggttgttttcaaggaaatgcacctcgcgatgcacgtccaatattccctgtatgtctcgtcatattttttatttacaaattgtacaaaaaaatcgctaatattctatttttaaataaaaatatgacgagacatATAGgaaatattggacgcgcatcgcgaggtgcatttccttgaaaacgacctattcgtggactatataccgacttcaagacatgttttggacaaaatattttactgacttgttttgtctggatgtccaaggttggattatggctgttttttgtggaatattttcatctgtgtgaaataatgagcccggaaatgtgagtcgcgctgtgtgcgttgaagccgtgtatagagaacggatggatggatattcgttgtttgtcggacaaatgtgtttatattacccgctgtggtaatcacatctgaaagtggtttataccggcggattcatgagaatctaagctttccatcggcgtatagtgtttatataatcgcgtttgcagccttcggacattctttaaattcctatgcaaattagtaagtgtaccgcgggtggtacactgaagtttttaaactgcacaaacacatgagTGCAAATAGTGCTTCTCTTACATGTTAACGTGCTTGGTGGTAGGGTCCAATGCAGGGATCTTACCCTTAACCCTGCCCTCACAAGCCTTGACATTTCTTGATGACAAGTAGCCGGTCATCATTTTGCGGCCAAATGATGATCCAGTCTGgaagaacatttaatgttgaaaattgtgtaTTCTGAGCTAGAGCACCCAGAAGGTGGCgatgttcacattattactaTGACATTCAGATATAGTGGATGAGATTGTTCACAAAGTATATAAAAACTAGGCATGCAACCTTCACCTGCACCGCTTCGGCAGTGCTGCtctattacatttatttcttaagtcaccctgctagtcctgtgaataaataagacagcagtgaaatccattGTACCCGATTTGCTTGCCCTTTGGGGTAACTCTTGTAATATTAGgctataaaataataaataaataaatacggatatcaaaaaatgaaatttaacttctaatttgttttttgatatccgtttttattgaaaaaagaaaatcggaaaacggattggttttccgttttctgatttttattttgaaaacaaaaaacgggaaacggccgttatccgtttttggtgttttgaccccaaatcgaaaatagaatgacggcgacgtacacggaccctAGATGGAGTGTTGCAACCATCATatataaacaacaaagaaacctgTATCCTCTCAGGGCCTATGACACTTTCTTTGCCCTAAATCTGGCAAAAATGATGGCCGAGGGCATTTTAGGCCTCCTTTTGGCCTAGATTTTCAACATGAAGGTGACAGAACACCAATtcaatattttgaagttttgacaACTCGTACACAAAGATTCTTTGCAAAAAGTTTCAGAGTGGTGCTATTtatcacaaaaaatgtgaaaaatgtggttGTATTTCATGAAATTTCAGATTCGCCCCTAATTAAAGTAGGTCCTGCAGCCACATTAAACAGCTGAGTACTTCAACAGTGGTTTTAGCATGTCAGTAAAGACGTATactaaagaaagaaatgctgttttaatatttttttagattaaaatgGCATACAGAGGCCTTTCAAACATGGGCGAAATTaagattttagttgttttttttcaggaattCCACCCTCCATAAATTTTTCACACTCAGACTAGGGCTAaaaacatgattgtttttgCAACTAGCAActagcagtgaaaaatgaaatgttcctGTGAATTTCATGCTTCTAGCTTGCACATTTCAAGAATTATGGACCTCTGAGTATGTACCTGAATGACGGCTATCAGATTTAGGCCGAAACCTACCCCCTTATAATTGggtgtaaaagcaaaatgtgtacACATATGACCAAAAACCTGTTTGCTATCTTCTTTTGGGACCTAATGGCACACTGAAACTGAATATaatgcaaatcagaaatggtgCTGCTGGAGCCATTTGTTGACTTGAGATTAAATGACCCAATTGCAGAATTCTTGCAAAACTGATCGAGAAATCCAAGTTCTCATCAGTGTATTCCTTAGCTGCTTCCCATGATGATACGTGACAGAATTTCACACTTAATAATTGCATAAACTTGCCAACATCCTCTGTGTCATTGTTGCTGCCGTGTCcttattttacagtcaaaagaATGATGCCCCATGTTTTCGCCTAAACACCTTTCCTTGGTCTCAGTGGACAGAGTCATGAGGTCAAGGAAAGGGGTGAAGTGgactttaaaggggaacttcagtttttttcaacctgtgGTCtattttcatatgtcttttcatacatgtgagtgatggagaaatgaattttcgacatagctccagtatttagccaggcaggcagcttcgcagctcagctagcagctcagctagcaaaaactatggggcaacttgccccccccgcgtcaaattCCGACCCaatatgcttttttcccccacactgaccggctcagatagtctcaacgagtgtccccaCAACATattagagatgagaagtgaacgaaaacctccacattacttggcgatcgctatttgttgtggtctgtatccaaatctcagggtgcgagaaagcaaatctcgttccgaaatcgcgcgatagcttgCGCCAGCTACCGTGCGATTTCggacgagatttgctttctagcgtcctNNNNNNNNNNNNNNNNNNNNNNNNNNNNNNNNNNNNNNNNNNNNNNNNNNNNNNNNNNNNNNNNNNNNNNNNNNNNNNNNNNNNNNNNNNNNNNNNNNNNGAGAGAAGCAGACAACTCGAGATGACAAAGACAATGGCCGACGGCCAACCAGAGAAAGATGTACTCGTcacagacaaagaagaaaaacttgCCCCACAAGATGCTGCTCCGGTGAGCACAGAGAAGACGATTCATCCTCCGAGGCCCCAGTGCCGGGGAGACAACGATCGACGAGGTGGTAAAAGATTCCACTTCGCAGATGCTATGCCCAGACCCAACTCCAGCCCTCCAGTACCAGATCGTCCTGGCAGGCAATGGATGGGATACctggaagaagaaataaagaaacatgTGCGCAACTTAACCAGAGGTTGACCGAAGCGCAGCTGAAAGAGCGAATGCAGGTGAGCCTCGAGAAGGACGGGTGCTACGTCTCCACGAAGATTGGGAAGTACTGGCTGACAGTACTGGAAGGCAAGTCCAAGCCACCCAAGACGAAGCAAGAGGTGAAAGATTGGATAACCTGGTAGGGTGATTACCTGACAGAGCAACAAGAGTGCTCCCCGATGTCAAAGTTGCCATGATAGGTGAGTCCTTCTGCAGAATATGACGCTGTAGTAAAGATGCTGCAAGAAACGGGAGTGGTCCCAGTTCTGATCTCCAGCAAAGTGCGGGCACGAGCAGTGCAAAGGGACCAGCGAGATGTGCTGAGGCCTATACATGAGTATGCAGCATCAAGAAGTGAGATGACGGTTTGAAGAGGACCGGCGAAGCGAGCAGACTACTCAGGGCCATGAAAGAGTCAGACGAAGAAGACGCAGGTACGAGGGACCTGAGTATGCCGGGCTGCCAAAGCCAACAGATTCGCCAAATGGGGAGCCCTGCAGACGGAATTGGTGAACCGAGCGTCCTGATGCCCCGACCAGCCTTGCGGGAATTACTCTGCTCTGACTCCTGCAGGCCGTGAGAGGGTGCAAGCAACCGATGAAGTTCTCCAGACCACACAGAAGGCCCTTCAACCCTGAAGGCGTACCAAGCTGCTTACACCTTTGCAGATTATCCAGTTGATGATCTCTGCACCGAAGACGAGTCGATGAGCGACAGATCCGAGAGGACTCTCCCCACCTTACCACCGTTGCCACAGATGGTAAAAAATTCAGCAATCAGACGGGGCTACAGCTTACTACATCGAAGGAGACCCTTGGCAGTACCACGCAGATGCCCTGCTGGTAgtatcctcctccatcctgaaagtcagaaatacagctttCAGAAAGGCTCTCGCACGCAGAGGTGGCGAAGAGtacaaaaaggaaagagaagaagCCAGTAAGGAGAATAGAAATCGTCCAGACGGATGTAGATCTGTGGTGGTAACTAGCGGGGGAGATTCAACGTACTACTCTATAATCCATGTGATAGAAGACGAATATCGTGATGGAGATGACATTGAGTCGTACAGAAAAAGGCTATACGGTGCCCTGATCAAAGGACTGGCGAAAGCAAATGACCTGAAGTACAGGAGAGTGGTCATATGTGCTGATGGACTGAGATCCAATACACTGCCATGGGAAGTGGCAGAGGAAGCGGCCACAAGAGCAGCGAAATGGCAGCTGATGGGGCATGAGGTCTGTAATGAGTTAAAGCAACTGGTGGTCATGACCTCTCAAGCTCAAAACAAAGAGCCGAGAGAATGCATACTGAAGCCCTGCAAGGATGCAGAGAAGGCGAGAGGCCTTAAAACAAAAGGGAAAACTGATCGACCAGCGGAGGATGAAGCAAGGATGCCTGAGGTGTTCAGCCCTGAACGGGAGAGGAAGTCGTCCACACCTGGTGAAGCGGCTCGGCCCAGAGCTTACCCTGGGGGTGAACACAGCTATGTCCAGAATCAACCTCAGCCCAAGTCCATGGTAATATGGAAGCAGGAGACTCCTCCGGGAGCTGTGGTACAGAGACTGTACCTACGGGACCAAGAAGGGGCCATGGGAGATGCGATCCCAGAAGGTGATTATACCAACCTGCAAACTACTGGGCTAGACCCAAGAGAGCAGAGAACACCAAGGACCCCTGTAACTACAGGCCCAGCAGCTTTCACCAATCACTCCAGGACAAACGCCTCCTGTCCCTAGACGACGCACCAGTTTGGAGCCAAGACGTGTTACCGTCAACCCAGCACCAGAACCAGATATCGTGGTAAGCAGCAGTGAGTCAtctgatgaagaagaaggacaAGAAGACGACCAGTCATTGGAATCGGTCCCCCATCAGATACCTAATCCTCCATAAGACCTCAGAGTGGGCACCAGAAAAGGTGAGAAGAAACCAGTGGAACTGGTGTCAGTGAGAAGAACCTCAGAAAGGTTGGCAAGAGATCCAAGCTTCGGCCCCATAAAGACCAGAGA includes these proteins:
- the LOC127535416 gene encoding G2/M phase-specific E3 ubiquitin-protein ligase-like, whose product is MNITLPDVVANLSLPIDHTKVSRFNISRANVWDGAVRGFKRTTYSETCDLLVRFTDDAGVFEEGIDTGGPRREFLTLLMKHLKDRPIFDGPEGHRFLVYNANAVREDEYFLAGKMIAVSVVHGGPGPHFLSEDLVHYLAGQPSFKATVNLITDEEIGKALQEIENAASLDALQECIMRHSTMLQTAGCLRHVAAVGEKKEVVADYLRWYIIDRNSSVIDRFRDGLSALQFLTALRQHPSLLTPVLCHSAKRLTGLELERLFKPDLSPSGSNRRLKESQTLAYWADYLLDCEEGETAVSVEDVLMFATGLTSLPPSGLEPLPQIRFLDDSPFPMANTCSNLLKLPLLDSYSVFKSQMDFGIQNSPGFGCF
- the LOC127535500 gene encoding uncharacterized protein LOC127535500, which codes for MDSERVMFCPFCGEHMSRLTRFCFSCGRSLEFLNGADKTNAQETSQPPVNAKQGEKSCPSYKHFLEYRSSKSKERQSCNYGPRGRPRAKERKHVQINIGLMVPNRDDGTDLKPLRGKTLPLFVDPEVEAPDLLKQAVKKMRTFNKDMQEGPYVLLYADCSEVVHVPGSEKPFKLDDYKRELGRPYGRITFFICLETHFKGAVGDTSDSDGDSEIIITSRSTAEFNRADTVVFEPRNQSTPKHKTEDERSVHFSILPL